A window of Pyrus communis chromosome 3, drPyrComm1.1, whole genome shotgun sequence genomic DNA:
ACAGCAACGCTTGGAACGATTTTATCTAGACACCGTCTGAAACCCCGAGTCTATATTGGTTGCATGAAGTCGGGTCCGGTCCTTGCTCGAAAGTAAGTGCGTGTTCTGTTTATTTTTAGCTGGATGTATATTCAGATATTGATGAACATGGTTTTCATGGTGTTTTTATTGTGCAATAGGGGAGTGAAATACCATGAGCCAGAGTTTTGGAAATTTGGTGAGATAGGAAACAAGTATTTTCGGCATGCCACAGGGCAGTTATATGCTATCTCGAAAGATTTGGCAACTTACATATCAAGAAACCAGTAAGTTCTCGCCTTGTCTCTATTTATTTACGGAGCTAAATAAAACTCTGCTTGGAAAGAGTTGCTTCTCAAAAATGCCTTTAACCCTTTAATTTGATTCTTATTTCTTGCTTTTTCTCTCTTGATGAAGGGATGTGCTGCACAAATATGCCAATGAAGATGTTTCGTTGGGATCTTGGTTTATTGGTTTAGACGTAGAACAGGTGGACGATAGAAGACTATGTTGTGGTACCCCGCCAGGTAATTTGAAAATTCTTTCGTCTTTCTAGTAGTTCTAGCCTGAATGAGTTGTTTTCCCTGTACTCGTTTGAGATGTAATTACAGAACATGAAATCTAGCagtaaaaaaatagataaaatgtTGCTTACGTGCATTCTCTATAGAGTTGACGGTGTAGTATGTACAGCAGATTGTATGTGGAAGGCAATGACAGGCAACACCTGCGCTGCTTCATTTGATTGGCGATGCAGCGGGATTTGCAAGTCTGTTGAGAGGATGATGGGCGTTCACGAGCGCTGTGGTGAAGACAAGAATGCTATTTGGAGTGGAAGATTTTCTCAGTAACCGGCTGATGCTCATCCAATCTCGCGAGGGATGTGCGGATAGCCTGGAAAAGGCATGCAGActtgttttattcttttttccGGCTCGTTGCTAGTAGAGACCAAAAATATACAATGCTTACAGTTTAGGGGAATGACAATGTTGTTCGGGGTGCCATCTGCGTTATTGCTGGTGAAATCAACCCCCGACGGCAGGTGAAAAAACTAAAGAGACGATGAGATAAATTTTTAACACCCCATTCTTTTGATGGTGGGGAGCTAGCTTATAAGTTCTATGCCACAGAAACTATGATTCTTAATATGTAGTAACCTTCAAAGTCTGCAGCATTTGCAGTGTTTTGCTTtcaaattaatattataattgtTTGTTGCCTTCACTCACATTGATTACTGTTTAGTATTAGTAAAACGGTTATTAGTATTACCATTGAAAGTGGGTGCCTCAAAACCAACAAGGCTCATTATTTTGCGACGGTTATTACCATTGAAAATGGACGACTTCAAACCAACAAGGCTTCTCGTTTTGCAAGGGTCGGGTGGGAACATTTATATACGTAGCCTTATCCTTACTTTATAAAGCGGTTGTTTCCACAACTTGAACCTTTGACCTTTTAGTCACAAAGAAACAACATTTTCATTGCGCTAAAACTCGGCTTCAGTTATTATCATGAGTGTGATTATTCACAACTTTGGAATGCCCTTTATGAATCTTTTAGAAACTTGCAGACAAAGTAGGCTTTAATGATGGCTTTtgtagaaaattgaaaattgattaaAAGCATGAGTAGCTCattattttgtgaaaaatgcGATTGTGGAGTTTTCATGTATAGTTTCTCGTATTTTTGGATCCCATATGGTAAAGacataaaacaataataatagaAACTCTTGCAAGGCCAATAAATGATTTCTTTTATTCATGTTTGATTTTCGACAAATAAAACACCTTgcatgaatttaaaaaaatttacaatgcaACGAATATTTCAAAGATAAATGACGTTTCAGTAAAAATCCAAAGCTCGCTTTAGTGCATTTGTCCACGTCATATATATCattcccaaaaagaaaaaggatagaTACTAAATTTGTGTGTCAATGCTCGAGCACCACACAATAAGTCGCTTGGGCCACAAGATATTTATTTGGATCATCACCGAAATTTCCTCATCCTTTTTTCCGGAATTTGTGAATTTAGGAGAACAAACGAAACGACGTCGTTGTATTAACAACTTGGTTACGCGAcacgaagagagagagagagagagagagagagagagagagagagagattgcttGCAACACGCCGAACGGAAAAGAGATATAGAAAGAGGAAGTTTGCAAGTTAATAGATTTCGTGTTGGAATCGGAAAGGAACCCTAACAATTCGTCTCTccaatttatataatttatgtgtttgtgtgtatataaatatatattcgCCTTCGATAATTCTTCCCGTCTCTGATTGATTTTGACCCTCTTGATCTTTTCCTCCAATCAATCTGCCAAACCCCAGCGACCCTAATCGGTTCCTTTTCGTGTCTGGTAAGTTTAATCCCGCAACGTTTTTTGTAATATTTGTGTCTGATCTTGTAGTACGATTTTTGGGTAGGAgggaattttcaattttgtgaTGTCTTGTTGTTTTAAATTTGCAGAGAGCAAACGCAGTGAGAGTTCCGCCATGGCCAAAAGCTCGTTCAAGCTTGAACATACTCTGGGTAtgtctttaatttttaattttgttgggTTATTTGATCTGCAATACCCACCTGCCTTTGTTGGTTTCTTTTAATTGGTTGATTGTAGTTTTTGATGTCTTGTTCTTGAacctgaattatggattgtaTGTGTGACCCTTTTGGATTGAAGGATGATTTGCAGATAAAAGTTTAGGTCTTTATTAGCTTGATAAAACAAAATCTTGGGTTTTTATCGATTGCTTCTGCTTGTTATTGTTTAAATTTTAGTATGAGTTTTTCGATCGAACTTGTTCTGATAACAAACATGTTTGTTCAATGGATTTAAGTTGTGGGATTATAAATCATCGGCCTTTCTTTGACATGAGTTTTtctgtcaaacttgtttttgATAGAATTAAGTCGTGGGATTCTAGACTATCGAACTTTTACTGGCTAAGGGTTGAGTTTTTTTCCATGCAATTGTGATCATTATCAATTTCTTCATCTTGTATTGTTAGATTTTAGTTTCAGTTTTTCTCTCggatttgtttgtttgatggaaTATTAAATCATAGACCTTTCGTGGGTAAAGGTTGACTTTTGTTTCATGGAATGTTTATCGTTGTCGTGATGGCCGATGGGAGAATAATCTTGGTGAAAAGACTGTCTTAATTCTTTATGGAATTAACTTCTGTTTTGCTGATGGTCTTGGACTTACTAATTTCAGAAAGGAGGCAAGCAGAAGCTAGTCGTATCAGGGAGAAGTATCCTGACAGAATTCCAGTAAGAGTTTTACTGAATCAAATACTTTGACTTCCCGTGTTTTCAGGGTTGTGCTCTGTTCTAATTTGAGCTTCCATGCAGGTGATTGTGGAGAAGGCTGCAAGGAGTGACATTCCTGACATTGACAAGAAGAAGTTAGTAGCTAATTCCCTTCTGCTTTAGTTCTTGTTCATATGTGTTACTACTATGTAATAGGATTGTGCTATATTTATTTATGCTTCCGACATATTCTCTTTACTATATAGTAAATAGTTTGTAGTGTAAGTTGTGCATTTTGACATACACATGCGATTTATTTACACTGAGGGGGTTCTAGTCATGTCTATCTCATTGAGAATTTGAACTCTGGATGGAAGAATGATTTCATATCTTCACTGATGTTTTAGGAGTGGTTAGGAATGGTCTTGATCATCATTGTTTGCATGAACTGGTTACCCTAGTAACCAAGTGTTCCCACGAAATATACTTCGTACTCTCATTATATAAGATTTGTATATGTGATAGAAAATGTACCTATTACAACGGCAAACTCGGAGTTCATTTGTGTTCATAGCTTCTTTAAAATCAAGGTGTTCTCACATGGTTTTGCTGTTATGTTTCTCTCCACAGATACCTTGTCCCTTCTGATCTCAATGTTGGGCAATTTGTCTACGTTGTAAGGAAGAGGATCAAGCTCGGTGCAGAAAAGGCTATATTTATCTTTGTCAATAACGCTCTCCCTCCTAATGGTCAGTTGCAAATTCATCTATTAGgcattctatatatatatattcctccAAAGTTGTGGTCGTAATATTTTTTCCTGTGTTACAGCTGCCCTGATGTCTACAATTTACGAGGAGAACAAGGACGAGGATGGATTTCTTTACTTGACATACAGCGGAGAGAATGTCTTTGGTTCCTTTTAAGAGCGAGAATGCTTGTAAATAGAACCTATGAAATGTAAATTCTTGGCTTAAACATGGTGGTTGAACtagttttcatttcattttatggAATTTCAAAGGATGTTAATGATCGCTGAACTATTTTGATTATTTCCGGTTATCGTTTCATCTCACGGTCGTTTAGTAGAATCGAGCTTAGTTTTCATGAGTTGTGCATGAAATAGATCTGGTCTTTCACCACGGCAGTCGATTTTTTGTTCTAGTTGGAAATGAATGTGCAGATTCCGGTTCTATACGCAAATGCATCAAAGGTTTGCGGAATAATTTCCGCACGCCTCTGTTTATATCGTCCCTTACTAATCCTTTGATCCATAGTTTATGATTGGTGTTTGATTACGgtctttttttgttcattttacgATCTGCTTAAAAGAGAagaaactaacgaaaagtcctcaaaaattttagttttaatcaaaatgacaaaataaagatataagtgaatagtactaaaaGTGATTTTTGAAGGTAAAACTGTCATTaccgttaaaaatgaacagtaccaaaagtGTTTCGTTAAGATTCCAAATAAACTATACTTCAAGTATTTCAACATTCTTACACACCAAATAggcaaaaataatcacaaatcAACACTTCGACAACAAACAATTGGATTTTCTGGACGTCGAACATTTCTAGTTTGCTGGTTTGGTTGGTTTTTTCTTCTGGCACTGATTTTTGATCCATTTGATGCCGTTGGACGTGCCGCTTTTGATCTTTTCAGCGCCGGCCATTGCAACCACCTTGGCTTTGCCTATGCCAGACTTGGTCTCTGCCTTCTTGTTGTTGCTGTCGTTTTCTGCCGTCCTGGTGTTGTCTGCATCTTCCGGTGCGCCGATGCCTCCGGCACCCCATTGATCCGCCCACCCCGGT
This region includes:
- the LOC137727606 gene encoding autophagy-related protein 8C-like, which produces MAKSSFKLEHTLERRQAEASRIREKYPDRIPVIVEKAARSDIPDIDKKKYLVPSDLNVGQFVYVVRKRIKLGAEKAIFIFVNNALPPNAALMSTIYEENKDEDGFLYLTYSGENVFGSF